A genomic window from Maylandia zebra isolate NMK-2024a linkage group LG20, Mzebra_GT3a, whole genome shotgun sequence includes:
- the LOC101487050 gene encoding rap1 GTPase-activating protein 1 isoform X2 yields the protein MPHRKRSFTFGAYGGVDKTFSKARSLWKQDGSDPRISATLEPQLLQPKLPFTTSPFQKTPDLFEMIEKMQGNRMDEQRCTFPPPLKTEEDYIPYPSVHEVLGRKSPFPLILLPQFGGYWIEGTNHELSQAGDTEPLQPLSPNTRTKLECNTLATLFRKHFLGKEHFNYYSVDSVLGHLVFSLKYEVIGDQEHLRLMLRTKLKTYHDVIPISCLTEFPNVVQMAKLVCEEVNVDRFYPVLYPKASRLIVTFDEHVISNNFKFGVIYQKFGQTSEEELFGNNEESCAFVEFLEFLGEKIELHNFKGFRGGLDVTHGQTGTESVYCNYRNKEVMFHVSTKLPYTEGDTQQLQRKRHIGNDIVAIVFQEENTPFVPDMIASNFLHAYIVVQVVNPCSDNVLYKVSVTARDDVPFFGPALPNPAIFKKGPEFHEFLFTKLINAEYACYKAEKFAKLEERTRSALLETLYEELHLNSQAIMGVGGEDDKLENGNAGGGGFFESFKRVMRSRSQSMDAMGLTFKKPHTVSTSLSGNFNHNPAESPKFPGISLLVPGKSPSKYGRRGSAIGIGTVEESLIIPGKSPTRKKSGPFSSRRSSAIGIENIQEVQEKSRDNSPNTQKTPDSGHASQDPKSDNSSNQSSPEVLTTTKNSSYLVGRAASIPEAHDLSRSSSNASSFASVVEENETEATEEYDTGMESLSSAGTPHKRDSFPYNTWLEDNNSNTTTTSRGSSPGPGKPDRAKGMKLERSHNQQSSSNC from the exons GAAACAAGATGGGAGTGACCCCCGAATTTCTGCAACTCTAGAGCCCCAGCTGCTCCAGCCTAAGCTCCCATTCACCACCTCACCATTTCAAAAG ACCCCAGATTTATTTGAAATGAttgaaaagatgcag GGGAACaggatggatgagcagaggtgcACCTTTCCTCCGCCTCTTAAG actgAGGAGGATTACATACCGTACCCAAGTGTCCATGAG GTGCTGGGGAGAAAGAGCCCCTTTCCTCTTATCCTCCTGCCACAGTTTGGGGGCTACTGGATTGAAGGGACCAACCATGAGCTGAGCCAGGCTGGAGACACGGAGCCTCTACAGCCTCTGTCCCCGAACACTCGGACCAAGCTGGAATGTAACACCCTGGCTACGCTCTTCAGGAAACATTTCCTGGGCAAG GAACACTTTAATTACTATTCAGTGGACAGTGTCCTTGGACATCTGGTGTTCTCCCTAAAATACGAGGTGATCGGTGACCAGGAACATCTGCGTCTAATGCTCAG GACCAAGCTGAAAACCTACCACGATGTGATCCCcatttcctgtctgacagaGTTTCCAAATGTGGTCCaaatggccaag CTTGTCTGCGAAGAGGTCAACGTGGACCGCTTTTATCCTGTCCTTTATCCCAAA GCTTCAAGACTTATTGTTACTTTCGATGAACATGTGATAAGCAACAATTTTAAGTTTGGAGTCATCTATCAAAAGTTTGGACAG ACTTCAGAGGAAGAGCTGTTTGGCAACAACGAAGAGAGCTGTGCCTTTGTAGAATTCCTGGAGTTTCTCGGAGAGAAAATTGAGCTGCATAACTTTAAAGG TTTCCGCGGAGGGTTAGATGTGACTCACGGGCAGACTGGCACAGAATCTGTCTACTGCAACTACCGCAACAAAGAGGTCATGTTTCATGTGTCCACAAAGCTGCCTTACACAGAGGGGGACACCCAGCAG TTGCAGAGAAAAAGGCACATAGGAAATGACATTGTCGCCATCGTTTTCCAAGAAGAAAATACTCCCTTTGTACCAGACATGATCGCCTCCAACTTTCTCCACGCTTACATTGTAGTCCAAGTGGTCAACCCCTGCTCCGACAATGTTCTCTACAAG GTGTCAGTTACAGCACGGGATGATGTACCTTTCTTTGGCCCCGCCCTCCCAAACCCTGCCATCTTTAAAAAA GGCCCCGAATTCCATGAATTCCTTTTTACTAAGCTAATCAATGCAGAATATGCCTGCTACAAAGCTGAGAAATTTGCCAAATTGGAG GAGAGAACACGATCGGCCTTGTTGGAGACTCTTTATGAGGAGCTCCACTTAAACAGCCAGGCCATAATGGGTGTTGGAGGAGAGGACGATAAGCTGGAAAATGGGAATGCTGGAGGAGGAGGCTTCTTTGAGTCTTTTAAG AGGGTGATGCGCAGCAGAAGCCAGTCTATGGATGCCATGGGTCTTACTTTCAAGAAGCCGCACACAGTCTCCACTAGCCTGAGCGGCAACTTTAACCACAACCCCGCAGAGAGCCCTAAATTCCCAGGGATA TCATTGCTTGTCCCAGGCAAAAGTCCGAGTAAATATGGACGCCGAGGCAGTGCCATAGGGATAGGAACAGTAGAAGAG TCTCTGATAATCCCAGGGAAAAGCCCAACCAGGAAAAAGTCTGGCCCTTTCAGCTCCCGGCGAAGCAGTGCCATCGGCATTGAAAACATTCAAGAAGTCCAGGAGAAGAG TAGAGATAACTCCCCAAACACTCAGAAGACACCTGACAGTGGCCACGCCTCTCAAGATCCCAAATCTGACAATTCATCCAATCAGAGCTCTCCTGAGGTGCTCACAACTACCAAGAACAG TTCTTATCTTGTTGGCAGGGCCGCATCCATCCCTGAGGCCCACGACCTTTCCCGCTCGTCCTCCAATGCCAGCAGCTTTGCTAGTGTGGTGGAGGAGAATGAGACAGAGGCAACAGAGGAATACGACACAGGCATG GAGAGTCTGTCATCTGCTGGAACACCACATAAGCGAGACTCCTTCCCCTACAACACTTGGCTGGAGGACAACAACAGTAACACTACTACCACCAGTCGTGGGAGCTCCCCAG GGCCTGGTAAACCTGATCGAGCAAAGGGGATGAAACTGGAACGATCACACAATCAGCAGTCCTCATCA AACTGTTAG
- the LOC101487050 gene encoding rap1 GTPase-activating protein 1 isoform X7, with product MPHRKRSFTFGAYGGVDKTFSKARSLWKQDGSDPRISATLEPQLLQPKLPFTTSPFQKTPDLFEMIEKMQGNRMDEQRCTFPPPLKTEEDYIPYPSVHEVLGRKSPFPLILLPQFGGYWIEGTNHELSQAGDTEPLQPLSPNTRTKLECNTLATLFRKHFLGKEHFNYYSVDSVLGHLVFSLKYEVIGDQEHLRLMLRTKLKTYHDVIPISCLTEFPNVVQMAKLVCEEVNVDRFYPVLYPKASRLIVTFDEHVISNNFKFGVIYQKFGQTSEEELFGNNEESCAFVEFLEFLGEKIELHNFKGFRGGLDVTHGQTGTESVYCNYRNKEVMFHVSTKLPYTEGDTQQLQRKRHIGNDIVAIVFQEENTPFVPDMIASNFLHAYIVVQVVNPCSDNVLYKVSVTARDDVPFFGPALPNPAIFKKGPEFHEFLFTKLINAEYACYKAEKFAKLEERTRSALLETLYEELHLNSQAIMGVGGEDDKLENGNAGGGGFFESFKRVMRSRSQSMDAMGLTFKKPHTVSTSLSGNFNHNPAESPKFPGISLIIPGKSPTRKKSGPFSSRRSSAIGIENIQEVQEKRDNSPNTQKTPDSGHASQDPKSDNSSNQSSPEVLTTTKNSSYLVGRAASIPEAHDLSRSSSNASSFASVVEENETEATEEYDTGMESLSSAGTPHKRDSFPYNTWLEDNNSNTTTTSRGSSPGPGKPDRAKGMKLERSHNQQSSSNC from the exons GAAACAAGATGGGAGTGACCCCCGAATTTCTGCAACTCTAGAGCCCCAGCTGCTCCAGCCTAAGCTCCCATTCACCACCTCACCATTTCAAAAG ACCCCAGATTTATTTGAAATGAttgaaaagatgcag GGGAACaggatggatgagcagaggtgcACCTTTCCTCCGCCTCTTAAG actgAGGAGGATTACATACCGTACCCAAGTGTCCATGAG GTGCTGGGGAGAAAGAGCCCCTTTCCTCTTATCCTCCTGCCACAGTTTGGGGGCTACTGGATTGAAGGGACCAACCATGAGCTGAGCCAGGCTGGAGACACGGAGCCTCTACAGCCTCTGTCCCCGAACACTCGGACCAAGCTGGAATGTAACACCCTGGCTACGCTCTTCAGGAAACATTTCCTGGGCAAG GAACACTTTAATTACTATTCAGTGGACAGTGTCCTTGGACATCTGGTGTTCTCCCTAAAATACGAGGTGATCGGTGACCAGGAACATCTGCGTCTAATGCTCAG GACCAAGCTGAAAACCTACCACGATGTGATCCCcatttcctgtctgacagaGTTTCCAAATGTGGTCCaaatggccaag CTTGTCTGCGAAGAGGTCAACGTGGACCGCTTTTATCCTGTCCTTTATCCCAAA GCTTCAAGACTTATTGTTACTTTCGATGAACATGTGATAAGCAACAATTTTAAGTTTGGAGTCATCTATCAAAAGTTTGGACAG ACTTCAGAGGAAGAGCTGTTTGGCAACAACGAAGAGAGCTGTGCCTTTGTAGAATTCCTGGAGTTTCTCGGAGAGAAAATTGAGCTGCATAACTTTAAAGG TTTCCGCGGAGGGTTAGATGTGACTCACGGGCAGACTGGCACAGAATCTGTCTACTGCAACTACCGCAACAAAGAGGTCATGTTTCATGTGTCCACAAAGCTGCCTTACACAGAGGGGGACACCCAGCAG TTGCAGAGAAAAAGGCACATAGGAAATGACATTGTCGCCATCGTTTTCCAAGAAGAAAATACTCCCTTTGTACCAGACATGATCGCCTCCAACTTTCTCCACGCTTACATTGTAGTCCAAGTGGTCAACCCCTGCTCCGACAATGTTCTCTACAAG GTGTCAGTTACAGCACGGGATGATGTACCTTTCTTTGGCCCCGCCCTCCCAAACCCTGCCATCTTTAAAAAA GGCCCCGAATTCCATGAATTCCTTTTTACTAAGCTAATCAATGCAGAATATGCCTGCTACAAAGCTGAGAAATTTGCCAAATTGGAG GAGAGAACACGATCGGCCTTGTTGGAGACTCTTTATGAGGAGCTCCACTTAAACAGCCAGGCCATAATGGGTGTTGGAGGAGAGGACGATAAGCTGGAAAATGGGAATGCTGGAGGAGGAGGCTTCTTTGAGTCTTTTAAG AGGGTGATGCGCAGCAGAAGCCAGTCTATGGATGCCATGGGTCTTACTTTCAAGAAGCCGCACACAGTCTCCACTAGCCTGAGCGGCAACTTTAACCACAACCCCGCAGAGAGCCCTAAATTCCCAGGGATA TCTCTGATAATCCCAGGGAAAAGCCCAACCAGGAAAAAGTCTGGCCCTTTCAGCTCCCGGCGAAGCAGTGCCATCGGCATTGAAAACATTCAAGAAGTCCAGGAGAAGAG AGATAACTCCCCAAACACTCAGAAGACACCTGACAGTGGCCACGCCTCTCAAGATCCCAAATCTGACAATTCATCCAATCAGAGCTCTCCTGAGGTGCTCACAACTACCAAGAACAG TTCTTATCTTGTTGGCAGGGCCGCATCCATCCCTGAGGCCCACGACCTTTCCCGCTCGTCCTCCAATGCCAGCAGCTTTGCTAGTGTGGTGGAGGAGAATGAGACAGAGGCAACAGAGGAATACGACACAGGCATG GAGAGTCTGTCATCTGCTGGAACACCACATAAGCGAGACTCCTTCCCCTACAACACTTGGCTGGAGGACAACAACAGTAACACTACTACCACCAGTCGTGGGAGCTCCCCAG GGCCTGGTAAACCTGATCGAGCAAAGGGGATGAAACTGGAACGATCACACAATCAGCAGTCCTCATCA AACTGTTAG
- the LOC101487050 gene encoding rap1 GTPase-activating protein 1 isoform X10, giving the protein MIEKMQGNRMDEQRCTFPPPLKTEEDYIPYPSVHEVLGRKSPFPLILLPQFGGYWIEGTNHELSQAGDTEPLQPLSPNTRTKLECNTLATLFRKHFLGKEHFNYYSVDSVLGHLVFSLKYEVIGDQEHLRLMLRTKLKTYHDVIPISCLTEFPNVVQMAKLVCEEVNVDRFYPVLYPKASRLIVTFDEHVISNNFKFGVIYQKFGQTSEEELFGNNEESCAFVEFLEFLGEKIELHNFKGFRGGLDVTHGQTGTESVYCNYRNKEVMFHVSTKLPYTEGDTQQLQRKRHIGNDIVAIVFQEENTPFVPDMIASNFLHAYIVVQVVNPCSDNVLYKVSVTARDDVPFFGPALPNPAIFKKGPEFHEFLFTKLINAEYACYKAEKFAKLEERTRSALLETLYEELHLNSQAIMGVGGEDDKLENGNAGGGGFFESFKRVMRSRSQSMDAMGLTFKKPHTVSTSLSGNFNHNPAESPKFPGISLLVPGKSPSKYGRRGSAIGIGTVEESLIIPGKSPTRKKSGPFSSRRSSAIGIENIQEVQEKSSRDNSPNTQKTPDSGHASQDPKSDNSSNQSSPEVLTTTKNSSYLVGRAASIPEAHDLSRSSSNASSFASVVEENETEATEEYDTGMESLSSAGTPHKRDSFPYNTWLEDNNSNTTTTSRGSSPGPGKPDRAKGMKLERSHNQQSSSNC; this is encoded by the exons ATGAttgaaaagatgcag GGGAACaggatggatgagcagaggtgcACCTTTCCTCCGCCTCTTAAG actgAGGAGGATTACATACCGTACCCAAGTGTCCATGAG GTGCTGGGGAGAAAGAGCCCCTTTCCTCTTATCCTCCTGCCACAGTTTGGGGGCTACTGGATTGAAGGGACCAACCATGAGCTGAGCCAGGCTGGAGACACGGAGCCTCTACAGCCTCTGTCCCCGAACACTCGGACCAAGCTGGAATGTAACACCCTGGCTACGCTCTTCAGGAAACATTTCCTGGGCAAG GAACACTTTAATTACTATTCAGTGGACAGTGTCCTTGGACATCTGGTGTTCTCCCTAAAATACGAGGTGATCGGTGACCAGGAACATCTGCGTCTAATGCTCAG GACCAAGCTGAAAACCTACCACGATGTGATCCCcatttcctgtctgacagaGTTTCCAAATGTGGTCCaaatggccaag CTTGTCTGCGAAGAGGTCAACGTGGACCGCTTTTATCCTGTCCTTTATCCCAAA GCTTCAAGACTTATTGTTACTTTCGATGAACATGTGATAAGCAACAATTTTAAGTTTGGAGTCATCTATCAAAAGTTTGGACAG ACTTCAGAGGAAGAGCTGTTTGGCAACAACGAAGAGAGCTGTGCCTTTGTAGAATTCCTGGAGTTTCTCGGAGAGAAAATTGAGCTGCATAACTTTAAAGG TTTCCGCGGAGGGTTAGATGTGACTCACGGGCAGACTGGCACAGAATCTGTCTACTGCAACTACCGCAACAAAGAGGTCATGTTTCATGTGTCCACAAAGCTGCCTTACACAGAGGGGGACACCCAGCAG TTGCAGAGAAAAAGGCACATAGGAAATGACATTGTCGCCATCGTTTTCCAAGAAGAAAATACTCCCTTTGTACCAGACATGATCGCCTCCAACTTTCTCCACGCTTACATTGTAGTCCAAGTGGTCAACCCCTGCTCCGACAATGTTCTCTACAAG GTGTCAGTTACAGCACGGGATGATGTACCTTTCTTTGGCCCCGCCCTCCCAAACCCTGCCATCTTTAAAAAA GGCCCCGAATTCCATGAATTCCTTTTTACTAAGCTAATCAATGCAGAATATGCCTGCTACAAAGCTGAGAAATTTGCCAAATTGGAG GAGAGAACACGATCGGCCTTGTTGGAGACTCTTTATGAGGAGCTCCACTTAAACAGCCAGGCCATAATGGGTGTTGGAGGAGAGGACGATAAGCTGGAAAATGGGAATGCTGGAGGAGGAGGCTTCTTTGAGTCTTTTAAG AGGGTGATGCGCAGCAGAAGCCAGTCTATGGATGCCATGGGTCTTACTTTCAAGAAGCCGCACACAGTCTCCACTAGCCTGAGCGGCAACTTTAACCACAACCCCGCAGAGAGCCCTAAATTCCCAGGGATA TCATTGCTTGTCCCAGGCAAAAGTCCGAGTAAATATGGACGCCGAGGCAGTGCCATAGGGATAGGAACAGTAGAAGAG TCTCTGATAATCCCAGGGAAAAGCCCAACCAGGAAAAAGTCTGGCCCTTTCAGCTCCCGGCGAAGCAGTGCCATCGGCATTGAAAACATTCAAGAAGTCCAGGAGAAGAG caGTAGAGATAACTCCCCAAACACTCAGAAGACACCTGACAGTGGCCACGCCTCTCAAGATCCCAAATCTGACAATTCATCCAATCAGAGCTCTCCTGAGGTGCTCACAACTACCAAGAACAG TTCTTATCTTGTTGGCAGGGCCGCATCCATCCCTGAGGCCCACGACCTTTCCCGCTCGTCCTCCAATGCCAGCAGCTTTGCTAGTGTGGTGGAGGAGAATGAGACAGAGGCAACAGAGGAATACGACACAGGCATG GAGAGTCTGTCATCTGCTGGAACACCACATAAGCGAGACTCCTTCCCCTACAACACTTGGCTGGAGGACAACAACAGTAACACTACTACCACCAGTCGTGGGAGCTCCCCAG GGCCTGGTAAACCTGATCGAGCAAAGGGGATGAAACTGGAACGATCACACAATCAGCAGTCCTCATCA AACTGTTAG
- the LOC101487050 gene encoding rap1 GTPase-activating protein 1 isoform X6, with protein MPHRKRSFTFGAYGGVDKTFSKARSLWKQDGSDPRISATLEPQLLQPKLPFTTSPFQKTPDLFEMIEKMQGNRMDEQRCTFPPPLKTEEDYIPYPSVHEVLGRKSPFPLILLPQFGGYWIEGTNHELSQAGDTEPLQPLSPNTRTKLECNTLATLFRKHFLGKEHFNYYSVDSVLGHLVFSLKYEVIGDQEHLRLMLRTKLKTYHDVIPISCLTEFPNVVQMAKLVCEEVNVDRFYPVLYPKASRLIVTFDEHVISNNFKFGVIYQKFGQTSEEELFGNNEESCAFVEFLEFLGEKIELHNFKGFRGGLDVTHGQTGTESVYCNYRNKEVMFHVSTKLPYTEGDTQQLQRKRHIGNDIVAIVFQEENTPFVPDMIASNFLHAYIVVQVVNPCSDNVLYKVSVTARDDVPFFGPALPNPAIFKKGPEFHEFLFTKLINAEYACYKAEKFAKLEERTRSALLETLYEELHLNSQAIMGVGGEDDKLENGNAGGGGFFESFKRVMRSRSQSMDAMGLTFKKPHTVSTSLSGNFNHNPAESPKFPGISLIIPGKSPTRKKSGPFSSRRSSAIGIENIQEVQEKSSRDNSPNTQKTPDSGHASQDPKSDNSSNQSSPEVLTTTKNSSYLVGRAASIPEAHDLSRSSSNASSFASVVEENETEATEEYDTGMESLSSAGTPHKRDSFPYNTWLEDNNSNTTTTSRGSSPGPGKPDRAKGMKLERSHNQQSSSNC; from the exons GAAACAAGATGGGAGTGACCCCCGAATTTCTGCAACTCTAGAGCCCCAGCTGCTCCAGCCTAAGCTCCCATTCACCACCTCACCATTTCAAAAG ACCCCAGATTTATTTGAAATGAttgaaaagatgcag GGGAACaggatggatgagcagaggtgcACCTTTCCTCCGCCTCTTAAG actgAGGAGGATTACATACCGTACCCAAGTGTCCATGAG GTGCTGGGGAGAAAGAGCCCCTTTCCTCTTATCCTCCTGCCACAGTTTGGGGGCTACTGGATTGAAGGGACCAACCATGAGCTGAGCCAGGCTGGAGACACGGAGCCTCTACAGCCTCTGTCCCCGAACACTCGGACCAAGCTGGAATGTAACACCCTGGCTACGCTCTTCAGGAAACATTTCCTGGGCAAG GAACACTTTAATTACTATTCAGTGGACAGTGTCCTTGGACATCTGGTGTTCTCCCTAAAATACGAGGTGATCGGTGACCAGGAACATCTGCGTCTAATGCTCAG GACCAAGCTGAAAACCTACCACGATGTGATCCCcatttcctgtctgacagaGTTTCCAAATGTGGTCCaaatggccaag CTTGTCTGCGAAGAGGTCAACGTGGACCGCTTTTATCCTGTCCTTTATCCCAAA GCTTCAAGACTTATTGTTACTTTCGATGAACATGTGATAAGCAACAATTTTAAGTTTGGAGTCATCTATCAAAAGTTTGGACAG ACTTCAGAGGAAGAGCTGTTTGGCAACAACGAAGAGAGCTGTGCCTTTGTAGAATTCCTGGAGTTTCTCGGAGAGAAAATTGAGCTGCATAACTTTAAAGG TTTCCGCGGAGGGTTAGATGTGACTCACGGGCAGACTGGCACAGAATCTGTCTACTGCAACTACCGCAACAAAGAGGTCATGTTTCATGTGTCCACAAAGCTGCCTTACACAGAGGGGGACACCCAGCAG TTGCAGAGAAAAAGGCACATAGGAAATGACATTGTCGCCATCGTTTTCCAAGAAGAAAATACTCCCTTTGTACCAGACATGATCGCCTCCAACTTTCTCCACGCTTACATTGTAGTCCAAGTGGTCAACCCCTGCTCCGACAATGTTCTCTACAAG GTGTCAGTTACAGCACGGGATGATGTACCTTTCTTTGGCCCCGCCCTCCCAAACCCTGCCATCTTTAAAAAA GGCCCCGAATTCCATGAATTCCTTTTTACTAAGCTAATCAATGCAGAATATGCCTGCTACAAAGCTGAGAAATTTGCCAAATTGGAG GAGAGAACACGATCGGCCTTGTTGGAGACTCTTTATGAGGAGCTCCACTTAAACAGCCAGGCCATAATGGGTGTTGGAGGAGAGGACGATAAGCTGGAAAATGGGAATGCTGGAGGAGGAGGCTTCTTTGAGTCTTTTAAG AGGGTGATGCGCAGCAGAAGCCAGTCTATGGATGCCATGGGTCTTACTTTCAAGAAGCCGCACACAGTCTCCACTAGCCTGAGCGGCAACTTTAACCACAACCCCGCAGAGAGCCCTAAATTCCCAGGGATA TCTCTGATAATCCCAGGGAAAAGCCCAACCAGGAAAAAGTCTGGCCCTTTCAGCTCCCGGCGAAGCAGTGCCATCGGCATTGAAAACATTCAAGAAGTCCAGGAGAAGAG caGTAGAGATAACTCCCCAAACACTCAGAAGACACCTGACAGTGGCCACGCCTCTCAAGATCCCAAATCTGACAATTCATCCAATCAGAGCTCTCCTGAGGTGCTCACAACTACCAAGAACAG TTCTTATCTTGTTGGCAGGGCCGCATCCATCCCTGAGGCCCACGACCTTTCCCGCTCGTCCTCCAATGCCAGCAGCTTTGCTAGTGTGGTGGAGGAGAATGAGACAGAGGCAACAGAGGAATACGACACAGGCATG GAGAGTCTGTCATCTGCTGGAACACCACATAAGCGAGACTCCTTCCCCTACAACACTTGGCTGGAGGACAACAACAGTAACACTACTACCACCAGTCGTGGGAGCTCCCCAG GGCCTGGTAAACCTGATCGAGCAAAGGGGATGAAACTGGAACGATCACACAATCAGCAGTCCTCATCA AACTGTTAG
- the LOC101487050 gene encoding rap1 GTPase-activating protein 1 isoform X11: MPHRKRSFTFGAYGGVDKTFSKARSLWKQDGSDPRISATLEPQLLQPKLPFTTSPFQKTPDLFEMIEKMQGNRMDEQRCTFPPPLKTEEDYIPYPSVHEVLGRKSPFPLILLPQFGGYWIEGTNHELSQAGDTEPLQPLSPNTRTKLECNTLATLFRKHFLGKEHFNYYSVDSVLGHLVFSLKYEVIGDQEHLRLMLRTKLKTYHDVIPISCLTEFPNVVQMAKLVCEEVNVDRFYPVLYPKASRLIVTFDEHVISNNFKFGVIYQKFGQTSEEELFGNNEESCAFVEFLEFLGEKIELHNFKGFRGGLDVTHGQTGTESVYCNYRNKEVMFHVSTKLPYTEGDTQQLQRKRHIGNDIVAIVFQEENTPFVPDMIASNFLHAYIVVQVVNPCSDNVLYKVSVTARDDVPFFGPALPNPAIFKKGPEFHEFLFTKLINAEYACYKAEKFAKLEERTRSALLETLYEELHLNSQAIMGVGGEDDKLENGNAGGGGFFESFKSLIIPGKSPTRKKSGPFSSRRSSAIGIENIQEVQEKSSRDNSPNTQKTPDSGHASQDPKSDNSSNQSSPEVLTTTKNSSYLVGRAASIPEAHDLSRSSSNASSFASVVEENETEATEEYDTGMESLSSAGTPHKRDSFPYNTWLEDNNSNTTTTSRGSSPGPGKPDRAKGMKLERSHNQQSSSNC, encoded by the exons GAAACAAGATGGGAGTGACCCCCGAATTTCTGCAACTCTAGAGCCCCAGCTGCTCCAGCCTAAGCTCCCATTCACCACCTCACCATTTCAAAAG ACCCCAGATTTATTTGAAATGAttgaaaagatgcag GGGAACaggatggatgagcagaggtgcACCTTTCCTCCGCCTCTTAAG actgAGGAGGATTACATACCGTACCCAAGTGTCCATGAG GTGCTGGGGAGAAAGAGCCCCTTTCCTCTTATCCTCCTGCCACAGTTTGGGGGCTACTGGATTGAAGGGACCAACCATGAGCTGAGCCAGGCTGGAGACACGGAGCCTCTACAGCCTCTGTCCCCGAACACTCGGACCAAGCTGGAATGTAACACCCTGGCTACGCTCTTCAGGAAACATTTCCTGGGCAAG GAACACTTTAATTACTATTCAGTGGACAGTGTCCTTGGACATCTGGTGTTCTCCCTAAAATACGAGGTGATCGGTGACCAGGAACATCTGCGTCTAATGCTCAG GACCAAGCTGAAAACCTACCACGATGTGATCCCcatttcctgtctgacagaGTTTCCAAATGTGGTCCaaatggccaag CTTGTCTGCGAAGAGGTCAACGTGGACCGCTTTTATCCTGTCCTTTATCCCAAA GCTTCAAGACTTATTGTTACTTTCGATGAACATGTGATAAGCAACAATTTTAAGTTTGGAGTCATCTATCAAAAGTTTGGACAG ACTTCAGAGGAAGAGCTGTTTGGCAACAACGAAGAGAGCTGTGCCTTTGTAGAATTCCTGGAGTTTCTCGGAGAGAAAATTGAGCTGCATAACTTTAAAGG TTTCCGCGGAGGGTTAGATGTGACTCACGGGCAGACTGGCACAGAATCTGTCTACTGCAACTACCGCAACAAAGAGGTCATGTTTCATGTGTCCACAAAGCTGCCTTACACAGAGGGGGACACCCAGCAG TTGCAGAGAAAAAGGCACATAGGAAATGACATTGTCGCCATCGTTTTCCAAGAAGAAAATACTCCCTTTGTACCAGACATGATCGCCTCCAACTTTCTCCACGCTTACATTGTAGTCCAAGTGGTCAACCCCTGCTCCGACAATGTTCTCTACAAG GTGTCAGTTACAGCACGGGATGATGTACCTTTCTTTGGCCCCGCCCTCCCAAACCCTGCCATCTTTAAAAAA GGCCCCGAATTCCATGAATTCCTTTTTACTAAGCTAATCAATGCAGAATATGCCTGCTACAAAGCTGAGAAATTTGCCAAATTGGAG GAGAGAACACGATCGGCCTTGTTGGAGACTCTTTATGAGGAGCTCCACTTAAACAGCCAGGCCATAATGGGTGTTGGAGGAGAGGACGATAAGCTGGAAAATGGGAATGCTGGAGGAGGAGGCTTCTTTGAGTCTTTTAAG TCTCTGATAATCCCAGGGAAAAGCCCAACCAGGAAAAAGTCTGGCCCTTTCAGCTCCCGGCGAAGCAGTGCCATCGGCATTGAAAACATTCAAGAAGTCCAGGAGAAGAG caGTAGAGATAACTCCCCAAACACTCAGAAGACACCTGACAGTGGCCACGCCTCTCAAGATCCCAAATCTGACAATTCATCCAATCAGAGCTCTCCTGAGGTGCTCACAACTACCAAGAACAG TTCTTATCTTGTTGGCAGGGCCGCATCCATCCCTGAGGCCCACGACCTTTCCCGCTCGTCCTCCAATGCCAGCAGCTTTGCTAGTGTGGTGGAGGAGAATGAGACAGAGGCAACAGAGGAATACGACACAGGCATG GAGAGTCTGTCATCTGCTGGAACACCACATAAGCGAGACTCCTTCCCCTACAACACTTGGCTGGAGGACAACAACAGTAACACTACTACCACCAGTCGTGGGAGCTCCCCAG GGCCTGGTAAACCTGATCGAGCAAAGGGGATGAAACTGGAACGATCACACAATCAGCAGTCCTCATCA AACTGTTAG